One genomic region from Fulvitalea axinellae encodes:
- a CDS encoding DUF4212 domain-containing protein gives MTHGSNDGEVLEKEARLPETAVLRSYWTANLRYLAVLLGVWFVVSFGCGILFVDELNAVRIGGFKLGFWFAQQGSIYVFVALIFVYVWLMNRLDRKHGLDEG, from the coding sequence ATGACGCATGGTTCTAATGACGGAGAAGTCTTGGAAAAGGAAGCCCGGCTTCCGGAGACGGCCGTGTTACGTTCTTATTGGACCGCCAACCTCAGATACTTGGCGGTCTTGCTTGGGGTGTGGTTTGTAGTGTCGTTCGGTTGCGGTATTCTGTTTGTCGATGAGCTGAACGCTGTCCGTATAGGAGGGTTTAAGCTGGGCTTTTGGTTTGCGCAACAAGGGTCTATTTATGTGTTTGTAGCCTTGATTTTTGTGTATGTGTGGCTGATGAACAGGCTGGACCGTAAACATGGGTTGGACGAGGGGTGA
- a CDS encoding sodium:solute symporter family protein, with amino-acid sequence MDIQDWTYLIVGTTFMIYMGIAIWSRAGSTKDFYVAGGGVSPLANGMATAADWMSAASFISMAGLISFMGYDGSVYLMGWTGGYVLLALLLAPYLRKFGKFTVPDFIGDRYYSQTARLVAVICAIVVSFTYVAGQMRGVGVVFSRFLEVDIETGVMIGMGLVFFYAVLGGMKGITYTQVAQYCILIFAFMVPAIFISLQLTGNIIPQLGFGSTLEGTDVYLLDRLDGLSEELGFAAYTSGQKSMTDVFAITAALMLGTAGLPHVIVRFFTVPKVRDARVSAGYALVFIAILYTTAPAIAAFARTNLIQTVSEKNYDEVPAWFGKWEETGLIGFEDKNADGKIQYLADAGANELTIDRDIMVLANPEIANLPDWVIALVAAGGLAAALSTAAGLLLVISTAVSHDLLKKQLMPRISERHELAAARTASAVAVAIAGYFGINPPDFVAAVVALAFGLAASTFFPAIILGIFYKRMNKEGAVAGMLAGLGLMVFYILRFKFGMFGPTTPEDWWYGISPEGFGSVAMLANLIVSVAVCSFTAPPPQDVCEIVENIRYPKGAGEAVEH; translated from the coding sequence ATGGATATTCAAGACTGGACTTACCTGATTGTCGGGACGACATTCATGATATATATGGGCATCGCCATTTGGAGCAGGGCGGGTTCCACCAAAGATTTTTATGTGGCCGGCGGAGGCGTGTCGCCTTTGGCCAACGGTATGGCCACCGCCGCCGATTGGATGTCGGCGGCCTCGTTCATTTCCATGGCGGGGCTGATCTCGTTTATGGGGTACGACGGGTCGGTGTACCTGATGGGCTGGACGGGAGGATATGTGCTTTTGGCCCTGTTGCTGGCGCCGTACTTGCGGAAATTCGGGAAATTTACGGTACCTGACTTTATCGGTGACCGCTACTACTCGCAGACGGCCCGGCTGGTGGCGGTGATTTGCGCCATAGTTGTGTCGTTTACTTATGTGGCGGGGCAGATGCGTGGCGTGGGCGTGGTGTTCAGCCGTTTTTTGGAAGTGGATATCGAAACGGGCGTTATGATAGGAATGGGCTTGGTGTTTTTTTACGCCGTTTTGGGCGGAATGAAAGGCATTACCTATACGCAGGTGGCGCAGTACTGTATTCTGATTTTCGCTTTTATGGTTCCGGCCATATTTATAAGCCTTCAGCTCACGGGCAATATCATTCCGCAGTTGGGCTTCGGGTCCACATTGGAGGGGACGGACGTTTACCTACTTGACCGTCTCGATGGGCTTTCGGAGGAACTGGGTTTTGCAGCCTATACTTCCGGCCAGAAATCGATGACGGACGTATTTGCCATAACGGCTGCTTTAATGTTGGGTACTGCCGGTTTGCCACATGTAATTGTTCGTTTCTTTACCGTGCCAAAGGTGCGTGACGCCAGGGTTTCTGCGGGTTACGCGTTGGTTTTTATCGCAATCTTATATACCACGGCGCCGGCTATCGCGGCGTTCGCCAGAACAAATCTTATCCAGACCGTTAGCGAAAAAAATTATGATGAGGTGCCGGCGTGGTTTGGCAAGTGGGAAGAGACGGGCTTGATTGGTTTCGAAGACAAAAACGCTGACGGCAAGATCCAATACTTGGCCGATGCCGGCGCCAATGAGCTGACTATAGACCGTGATATTATGGTGCTGGCCAACCCCGAGATCGCCAATCTGCCGGATTGGGTAATTGCCTTAGTGGCGGCGGGAGGTTTGGCCGCGGCATTGTCCACTGCGGCGGGACTATTGTTGGTAATATCCACGGCGGTGTCGCATGATTTGCTGAAAAAGCAATTAATGCCGAGGATATCGGAGCGTCATGAATTGGCGGCCGCCCGGACGGCCTCGGCTGTGGCCGTGGCTATAGCCGGGTATTTCGGAATCAACCCACCCGACTTTGTGGCCGCTGTGGTGGCTTTGGCCTTTGGTTTGGCGGCGTCCACATTTTTCCCCGCCATTATTCTGGGAATATTCTATAAGAGAATGAATAAAGAAGGTGCCGTGGCGGGTATGTTGGCCGGGCTGGGGCTGATGGTGTTTTATATTTTACGCTTTAAGTTCGGTATGTTTGGCCCTACCACACCCGAAGATTGGTGGTACGGTATTTCGCCCGAAGGTTTCGGCAGCGTAGCCATGTTAGCTAATTTGATCGTTTCGGTAGCGGTTTGTTCGTTTACCGCCCCTCCGCCACAGGATGTTTGCGAAATTGTGGAGAATATCCGTTATCCTAAGGGAGCCGGTGAGGCTGTGGAACATTGA
- a CDS encoding DUF4465 domain-containing protein, with protein MKIFTKYQSLALIVFWAFIVQNAFGLNATEAEPIIMKAGSQTVQVSGPVLFYDDGGSNGKYSNGFNGQITFTPATSGQNIKIDFKEFKLGTFGYDVMKIYHGAEVNDDALVGEFNTDKKAGLIKSTATDGSLTVVFKGAGWGDTYLDQGWKAEVSAFTPSPVAFKDAVVSQEFPKYVTKGQKGVKLFKATLNFSGESGSLVLDKLNFSATGSTNTSSVTEARLYISDKEDGFDDATLFGETVNPFAETFSFSGNVEIKAEGQRYFWLVCDISADASYGDKIDVSLVSLKFGDKTVAIENGMAEGFREVAPGMKGVYTLDKSNGDFTTFKELVEALEARGLEGPVTVNVASGEYEEFVVLPEIKGASAQNTLTIRSATGKARDVKIINKDASADADGLFIIHGADFLTLEYLTFESVLSDLKAVVFMDNVSCDNVFRNNVVKAPLTVDYSKDIGLLETKAINEEGKNNDRFLLENNKFIGGYIGLDLGGTGYVKLTKETGHRIINNRFENQGSKSIYLNNQDGALVENNYIFNNASTKRGFQGMDLYRCIGNSVIRGNRVVLETKNEAIGVEMRPVSGSETSPAKFYNNMVSLKSVNASSVGVLLDDKCEYLTLAHNTVHIYGDTEGTALKVEGRSNEAPVKTFGINNIWNTVSGTAVWLYRDVFADDFRFENNAVNGSVAIAKIGDTEHKTIGEWNALSNVESNISETIEFVSDKNLQLMKTGNLQNGKQATGIGKDIHGDSRADIPTIGADEYRTPDFNAPEFTEAFPAVTAEAWNLVIADVKSTENANLFVGVLEKGAEAPTSEELKSKNGFVFAITEELTANIEANVELNTLSQNTEYDIYFLLEDYSRNKSDVVKRTVKTPFKPTQVSDFETEAIKDGDLLSQGTSTFRNITVKTENPDNKKNTYASIAQNQTATVRFTNTVDGIKCKGFYYKGGAVELAVVSKSGTSEKESLPAIDSWTFVDIRKKGDILGFDLTTADVVVDIDGIHGLPPVLTLVKLETIRVSKGETINVSPEVTGGFKPYVYSWKKLSDNTVFETSGLGDSPERTEIYKLTVTGDEGAVVSQYLRAEVSRERERTSFEELVLAKESFWRGNPGATGYTQGFVSGGYHFSNTYIENINTWGGFSYSNKTNKDESGGLNNQFTSVTGKGALDTDNYVVAYTIGDPCEMKVTHSPDGDQIAGMYVTNNTYALNSMLNGDQFAEDKFGGDSGDEPDWFKLEAEGFDSNGKSTGKAEFYLADFRFENNEKDYIVKDWRWFDLSGLGKVSKVRFRLTSSDTGKNGMNTPAYFCMDEVNKLEQKIDFPEPSALTYGDMVELPVNSSANKVLTFSSSDPSILEIVNGKATIKKAGTVTVTASQAGDKDYLPATEVTRNFSIDKATLTVFVEKFEKPNIDYHFEGFVYDEDVSALSGQLTYGYDDSNDLFFSGFTSDNYDIAYNTEGLTVITGIGSDTRIALYPNPATEFIRLNIPEGQYSLKVYDRAGNTVFESSDYSADSKLDVQSLTTGIYILKAQNQKNTFALRFSVR; from the coding sequence ATGAAGATCTTTACAAAATACCAAAGCCTCGCTTTGATTGTCTTTTGGGCGTTTATTGTCCAAAATGCGTTCGGGTTAAACGCTACAGAGGCAGAACCTATTATTATGAAAGCCGGTAGCCAGACCGTGCAAGTGTCTGGGCCTGTGTTGTTTTATGATGACGGTGGTTCCAACGGAAAATATTCCAACGGATTCAATGGGCAAATTACTTTCACTCCCGCCACAAGTGGCCAGAATATCAAGATCGATTTCAAAGAGTTCAAACTGGGAACTTTCGGCTACGACGTTATGAAAATCTACCATGGGGCCGAAGTGAATGATGATGCGTTAGTGGGCGAATTCAATACTGACAAAAAAGCCGGACTGATAAAGTCAACCGCTACCGATGGCTCGTTGACTGTGGTTTTTAAAGGCGCCGGTTGGGGAGACACTTATCTTGACCAAGGCTGGAAAGCAGAGGTAAGTGCGTTTACGCCATCGCCTGTCGCCTTCAAGGACGCTGTGGTTTCACAAGAATTTCCGAAGTATGTCACTAAAGGTCAAAAAGGTGTGAAGCTTTTTAAGGCTACGCTAAACTTTAGCGGTGAATCGGGCTCGTTGGTTCTGGACAAACTTAATTTTTCGGCTACGGGAAGTACGAACACTTCAAGCGTGACCGAAGCCCGTCTTTATATTTCGGATAAAGAGGATGGATTTGATGACGCTACCCTTTTTGGAGAGACTGTGAACCCGTTCGCCGAAACATTTTCCTTTTCAGGAAACGTAGAGATCAAGGCCGAAGGGCAACGTTATTTCTGGCTTGTATGCGACATTTCGGCCGATGCGTCATACGGTGACAAAATAGACGTCTCGCTTGTTTCACTGAAATTTGGGGATAAAACCGTAGCTATTGAAAACGGCATGGCCGAAGGATTCCGTGAAGTTGCGCCCGGTATGAAAGGCGTGTATACGCTTGATAAAAGTAACGGCGATTTCACCACTTTCAAAGAACTGGTAGAAGCTTTGGAAGCCCGTGGCTTGGAAGGTCCGGTGACCGTTAATGTCGCTTCTGGGGAGTATGAGGAGTTTGTAGTTTTGCCGGAAATTAAAGGCGCATCCGCTCAGAATACGCTTACAATCCGTTCGGCTACGGGCAAAGCGAGAGATGTAAAAATCATTAATAAAGACGCCAGCGCCGACGCCGACGGACTTTTTATTATTCACGGCGCCGACTTCCTTACGCTTGAATACCTCACTTTTGAAAGCGTATTGTCTGATCTGAAAGCCGTCGTGTTTATGGACAATGTCAGCTGCGACAATGTCTTTCGTAATAATGTGGTTAAAGCTCCTTTGACTGTGGATTACTCAAAGGACATTGGCCTGTTGGAGACAAAAGCCATTAACGAAGAAGGAAAAAACAACGATCGCTTTCTCTTGGAAAACAACAAATTTATAGGCGGATATATTGGTCTTGATTTGGGCGGAACGGGCTATGTCAAACTTACTAAAGAAACTGGACACAGAATCATAAACAACCGTTTTGAGAACCAGGGATCCAAATCGATTTATTTGAATAATCAGGACGGGGCCCTTGTGGAGAATAATTATATTTTCAATAACGCTTCTACAAAACGTGGATTTCAGGGAATGGACCTGTACCGTTGTATTGGTAACTCGGTAATTCGGGGCAACAGGGTTGTTCTTGAAACAAAAAATGAGGCTATAGGTGTGGAAATGCGACCTGTTTCGGGTTCGGAAACATCACCAGCCAAATTTTATAATAATATGGTTTCGTTGAAATCGGTAAACGCTTCTTCCGTTGGCGTTTTGCTTGATGACAAATGCGAGTACCTTACCCTCGCTCATAACACGGTTCACATTTATGGAGATACCGAAGGCACGGCATTAAAAGTGGAAGGCAGAAGTAATGAAGCGCCGGTAAAAACCTTTGGTATTAATAATATCTGGAATACCGTATCGGGCACGGCTGTTTGGCTTTATAGAGACGTGTTCGCTGATGATTTCCGTTTTGAAAATAACGCCGTAAACGGTAGTGTCGCTATTGCGAAAATAGGTGATACGGAACATAAAACTATTGGCGAATGGAACGCTTTGTCTAATGTGGAATCCAATATTTCCGAAACTATCGAGTTTGTATCCGATAAAAATCTGCAACTGATGAAAACCGGAAACCTGCAGAACGGAAAACAAGCGACGGGTATCGGTAAAGATATTCACGGCGATTCACGGGCCGATATACCTACCATAGGCGCTGATGAGTACAGGACGCCAGACTTTAACGCTCCTGAATTCACGGAAGCATTTCCTGCCGTTACGGCGGAGGCTTGGAATTTGGTGATCGCCGATGTGAAATCTACGGAAAATGCCAATCTGTTTGTAGGCGTTTTGGAAAAAGGGGCGGAAGCTCCCACGTCAGAGGAATTGAAATCTAAAAACGGTTTTGTTTTCGCAATCACTGAGGAACTTACGGCAAATATTGAAGCCAATGTGGAGTTAAATACTCTTTCCCAAAATACGGAATATGATATTTATTTTCTGCTTGAGGATTATTCAAGAAATAAATCCGACGTGGTAAAGAGAACTGTCAAAACGCCTTTCAAACCTACCCAAGTCAGTGATTTTGAAACTGAAGCGATAAAGGACGGCGATCTTTTGTCGCAAGGAACTTCGACATTCAGAAATATAACGGTTAAAACCGAAAACCCGGATAATAAGAAAAATACCTATGCCTCAATAGCCCAAAACCAAACGGCTACGGTCCGCTTTACTAACACTGTTGACGGGATTAAGTGCAAAGGTTTTTATTATAAAGGAGGAGCCGTTGAGCTGGCCGTCGTTTCGAAATCGGGAACGTCGGAAAAGGAAAGCCTGCCGGCCATCGATTCTTGGACATTTGTGGATATTCGCAAGAAAGGAGATATTCTGGGATTTGATTTGACGACCGCTGATGTGGTGGTGGATATTGACGGAATTCACGGACTTCCTCCGGTTCTGACATTAGTTAAACTGGAGACTATCCGTGTAAGCAAAGGCGAGACAATAAACGTTTCACCTGAGGTTACAGGTGGGTTTAAGCCTTATGTTTATTCGTGGAAAAAGCTCTCCGATAATACCGTTTTCGAGACATCAGGCCTTGGAGACAGTCCAGAGCGCACCGAAATTTACAAACTGACGGTTACCGGCGATGAGGGTGCGGTGGTTTCGCAATATTTGAGAGCGGAAGTTAGCCGTGAAAGAGAAAGGACCAGTTTTGAGGAATTAGTGTTGGCAAAAGAAAGCTTCTGGCGTGGCAATCCCGGAGCTACCGGCTATACCCAAGGATTTGTAAGTGGCGGTTATCACTTTTCGAATACTTATATCGAAAACATCAACACTTGGGGCGGTTTTTCTTATTCCAATAAAACGAATAAGGACGAGTCCGGAGGATTGAATAATCAGTTCACTTCCGTAACCGGAAAAGGTGCTCTTGATACGGATAATTATGTAGTGGCTTATACCATCGGCGACCCGTGCGAGATGAAAGTGACGCATTCGCCTGACGGTGACCAGATAGCCGGTATGTATGTCACGAATAACACTTACGCTTTAAACTCAATGCTTAACGGCGATCAATTTGCCGAGGATAAGTTTGGAGGTGATTCGGGAGACGAACCCGATTGGTTCAAACTGGAAGCGGAAGGTTTTGATTCAAATGGAAAAAGTACAGGAAAGGCAGAATTCTATCTCGCGGATTTTCGTTTTGAGAATAATGAAAAGGATTATATCGTAAAGGATTGGCGATGGTTCGATCTTAGTGGATTGGGCAAAGTCAGTAAAGTAAGGTTCCGCCTCACGTCTTCAGATACGGGTAAGAACGGAATGAATACCCCTGCGTATTTTTGCATGGATGAGGTGAATAAGCTGGAACAAAAAATCGATTTCCCGGAACCTTCGGCGCTTACCTATGGCGATATGGTGGAGCTTCCCGTCAACTCTTCCGCCAATAAAGTCCTTACGTTTTCTTCGTCTGACCCAAGTATTTTGGAAATCGTAAACGGAAAAGCGACTATTAAAAAGGCGGGTACGGTTACGGTTACCGCCAGCCAAGCCGGTGACAAGGATTATCTGCCGGCAACTGAAGTAACCCGTAATTTTAGTATCGATAAAGCTACGCTTACGGTGTTTGTAGAGAAATTCGAAAAACCCAATATCGACTACCATTTTGAAGGATTCGTTTATGACGAAGACGTTAGCGCGCTTAGTGGCCAGCTCACTTACGGTTATGATGATTCCAACGACCTGTTTTTCTCCGGCTTCACATCCGATAATTATGATATCGCATATAATACGGAAGGATTGACAGTAATCACGGGTATCGGTTCCGATACGCGGATAGCCTTATATCCGAATCCCGCTACGGAATTTATCCGTCTTAATATACCCGAAGGGCAATATAGCCTGAAGGTTTATGACCGTGCGGGCAATACCGTATTTGAGAGTTCCGACTATTCTGCCGATAGTAAACTGGATGTTCAGAGCCTTACTACAGGGATATATATACTGAAAGCGCAGAATCAGAAAAACACATTTGCTCTCAGATTTTCTGTGAGATAA
- a CDS encoding sulfatase — MIRKILTFFALLFPATVWAQKRPNVLFIAVDDLNDWIGVMKGHPQAHTPNIDRLAKSGVLFRNAHCQAPICGPSRASIMTGLQPATSGNYLQLNDKDIQKGSAAPSTFLPEYFEQNGYKTMAVGKLFHNGDKAGAFQEYGGVFEKFGPKPAKRFNYNPAWFEDKKGNTQTDWGAFPEKDEQMPDFKSARWATAKLRESHEKPFFLGVGFVRPHVPWYVPQKWFDRFPLDKVIVPPYLKNDQEDVPPFGRRVADVPMMPTTEWMKKEGQWKKAVQAYLACISFVDAQIGKVLDALEESPYADNTIVVLWSDHGYHLGEKNRFAKQALWNLDTKTVLIFKAPRQAKHGATSDKPVQLLDMYPTLVELCGLPENRQNEGHSLVPLLKKPKSKNWNHVAITSYGKGNTAITDERYKLIRYEDGSSELYDHKKDPNEWKNVAQEPDYAQTLKRLEKHIPAQQAELSVYTNFKVNDYFIRKVQERKEAVKGL, encoded by the coding sequence ATGATAAGAAAAATTCTGACTTTTTTCGCCCTGCTGTTTCCCGCCACTGTATGGGCACAGAAACGACCGAACGTTTTGTTTATCGCCGTGGACGACCTGAACGATTGGATTGGCGTAATGAAAGGGCACCCGCAGGCTCACACGCCAAATATCGATCGGCTTGCCAAAAGTGGAGTCTTATTCCGGAACGCACACTGCCAAGCCCCGATTTGCGGACCTTCCAGAGCGTCCATTATGACCGGTTTACAACCCGCCACTTCCGGAAATTACCTGCAACTCAACGACAAGGACATTCAAAAAGGAAGCGCGGCACCGTCCACTTTCCTGCCGGAATATTTTGAGCAAAACGGCTACAAAACCATGGCTGTGGGCAAGCTTTTCCACAATGGCGACAAGGCCGGCGCCTTTCAGGAATATGGTGGCGTTTTTGAAAAATTCGGTCCAAAACCCGCTAAGCGTTTCAATTATAACCCCGCTTGGTTCGAAGATAAAAAGGGCAACACCCAAACGGACTGGGGAGCCTTTCCGGAAAAGGACGAACAAATGCCGGATTTCAAATCCGCCCGCTGGGCAACTGCCAAGCTTCGGGAAAGTCATGAGAAACCGTTCTTTTTGGGCGTTGGCTTCGTACGTCCGCACGTGCCCTGGTACGTTCCCCAAAAATGGTTCGACCGGTTTCCGCTCGACAAGGTGATCGTTCCGCCATATCTGAAAAACGATCAAGAAGACGTGCCTCCGTTCGGCAGGCGCGTAGCCGACGTGCCGATGATGCCCACCACCGAGTGGATGAAAAAGGAAGGCCAATGGAAAAAAGCCGTCCAAGCCTACCTGGCCTGCATCAGCTTTGTGGACGCTCAAATCGGCAAAGTCCTCGACGCGCTGGAGGAAAGCCCCTACGCCGACAATACAATTGTGGTACTTTGGTCGGACCACGGCTACCATTTGGGAGAGAAAAACCGCTTCGCCAAACAAGCCCTTTGGAACCTCGACACCAAAACAGTACTGATATTCAAAGCCCCTAGACAGGCAAAACATGGAGCGACATCCGACAAACCGGTACAGCTCCTCGACATGTACCCCACTCTGGTAGAACTCTGCGGACTTCCGGAGAACAGGCAAAACGAAGGGCATTCACTGGTTCCTTTATTGAAAAAACCGAAAAGCAAAAATTGGAACCACGTAGCCATAACCTCTTACGGAAAAGGCAACACAGCCATAACTGACGAGCGTTACAAACTCATCCGCTACGAAGACGGCTCTTCCGAACTCTACGATCACAAAAAAGATCCGAACGAGTGGAAAAACGTAGCCCAAGAACCCGACTACGCCCAAACGCTTAAAAGGCTGGAAAAGCATATCCCCGCCCAGCAGGCCGAATTATCGGTGTATACTAATTTTAAAGTCAACGATTACTTTATCCGTAAAGTGCAAGAACGGAAAGAGGCTGTTAAGGGGCTTTAA
- a CDS encoding histidine phosphatase family protein, translating to MKKLWLTQLLLFFITTSFALSPAEDPESFYANQDEDKPLKIFDTEGSGYMQIVLVRHGEPDLKKNGWRSRKELDAFYQAYDSAHIVPFTTSPIDTASFRLHKVYHSNLSRASHTAQLIFGDTYTLVSDSRFREFERKAAAIPLLKLPTFLSKGISRGLWMAGLNDGGIENFKKARQRVRSNASFLEEEARQNGTALLVAHGMHNHYLAKYLEEEDWEIVAEPGDGDYLSVIVLVKRTTTNNIP from the coding sequence ATGAAAAAACTTTGGCTGACGCAATTACTCCTCTTTTTTATAACAACCTCTTTCGCCTTGTCGCCAGCCGAAGATCCAGAAAGTTTCTACGCAAACCAAGACGAAGATAAGCCGTTAAAGATTTTTGACACCGAAGGGTCGGGGTATATGCAGATAGTGTTGGTGCGCCACGGCGAACCCGACCTAAAGAAAAACGGTTGGCGAAGCCGCAAAGAGCTTGACGCCTTCTATCAGGCCTACGACAGCGCCCACATTGTCCCTTTCACCACGTCGCCCATCGATACGGCCAGTTTCAGGCTTCATAAAGTCTACCACAGCAATCTATCCCGGGCCTCGCACACCGCCCAGCTGATTTTCGGCGATACCTATACGCTGGTGAGCGATTCCAGATTCAGGGAATTCGAACGAAAAGCCGCCGCGATACCACTGCTGAAACTCCCGACATTCCTTTCGAAAGGAATATCCAGGGGGCTTTGGATGGCCGGCCTTAATGACGGAGGAATCGAAAACTTCAAAAAAGCAAGGCAAAGGGTTCGCTCAAACGCTAGCTTTTTGGAAGAAGAAGCCCGGCAAAACGGTACGGCTTTATTGGTAGCCCACGGCATGCACAATCATTATCTGGCAAAATATCTGGAAGAGGAAGATTGGGAAATAGTGGCCGAACCCGGTGACGGGGATTACCTTTCGGTGATTGTGTTAGTGAAAAGGACCACAACCAACAACATCCCGTAA
- a CDS encoding ion channel has protein sequence MRNRIRKIWKSEDFGFTKATDNQVNRFLKPGGQFNVVRKGGRFTVKDIYHWLMNARWGVFWTLAVGVIVMVNLLFSVIYFIIGVDKIEGAGEIGVSWAGDFATAIFFSFQTFTTVGYGALAPIGIPSNIVASLEAVLGLITFSLVTALIYAKFSKASVKLLFSDNILVSPHKKGKALMFRMVNERTDSLINMSVDVLVAETKLKDGKFGKKYDMLNLERSNIMFFPLNWTVVHVLDESSPLYETSCNGFKDSSLEFMIQVKCFDSTYSQDIYIHHSYVSEDIICDAKFELMYGANEKGVLEIDLTKLNAYSLVVDSEMTSV, from the coding sequence ATGAGAAACAGAATCAGGAAAATCTGGAAAAGCGAAGACTTTGGTTTTACCAAAGCGACCGACAATCAGGTTAACCGGTTTCTGAAGCCCGGGGGCCAGTTTAACGTGGTCCGTAAGGGCGGGCGTTTTACGGTAAAGGACATCTACCATTGGCTGATGAACGCTCGTTGGGGAGTGTTCTGGACCTTGGCTGTCGGGGTAATCGTAATGGTCAATTTGCTGTTTTCGGTTATCTATTTCATCATAGGCGTAGACAAGATCGAAGGCGCCGGCGAGATAGGTGTTTCTTGGGCCGGAGACTTTGCCACCGCTATTTTTTTCAGTTTCCAGACTTTTACTACGGTGGGCTACGGCGCTTTGGCTCCTATTGGCATTCCCTCGAATATCGTCGCTTCGTTGGAAGCTGTGTTGGGCCTGATTACGTTCTCGCTTGTTACTGCGTTGATCTACGCCAAGTTTTCCAAAGCTTCCGTCAAGCTCCTTTTCAGCGACAATATTCTGGTTAGTCCGCACAAAAAAGGCAAGGCGCTGATGTTTCGGATGGTAAACGAACGTACGGACAGCCTGATCAATATGTCAGTGGACGTGTTGGTGGCGGAGACAAAACTCAAGGACGGGAAATTTGGGAAGAAGTATGACATGCTCAATCTGGAACGTAGCAATATTATGTTTTTTCCACTGAATTGGACTGTTGTACATGTGCTTGACGAGTCGAGTCCGCTGTATGAAACTTCCTGCAATGGATTCAAGGATTCGTCGCTGGAATTTATGATACAGGTAAAATGCTTTGACAGTACATACAGTCAGGATATTTACATCCACCACTCATACGTAAGCGAAGATATAATCTGCGACGCCAAGTTTGAGCTAATGTACGGAGCGAATGAGAAAGGAGTATTGGAAATTGACCTTACGAAACTCAACGCCTATTCTTTAGTGGTGGACTCAGAAATGACAAGTGTATAG